A part of Amycolatopsis camponoti genomic DNA contains:
- the asnB gene encoding asparagine synthase (glutamine-hydrolyzing), translated as MCGIAGWVSYDADLTRRQDVVDAMTETMSCRGPDDVGTWVRKHVALGHRRLAIIDLPGGRQPMSVHTPNGDVAMVYSGETYNFTELKEELTKLGHQWETDSDTEVVLHGYLQWGDEVVDHLNGMYAFAIWDERDDRLVMIRDRMGIKPFYYYPTRDGVLFGSEPKAILANPLASKVVDTDGLRELMAFTKRPGWSLWKGMEEVQPGTIVTVSREGVRTRTYWKLDAKQHTDDQETTVARVRELMTDIVHRQLVADVPRCVLLSGGLDSSAVTGLAAPHLAEQGERLRTFSVDFFGQEENFKPDEMRDTADSPYIRDVAELVGSAHQNVMLNPAELSDPAVRRAVLKARDIPAGLGDMDTSLYLLFKAIRAESTVALSGESADEVFGGYRWFHDEKAVNADTFPWLAFRTSMMDDRSSLYTTELRQKLDLESYIADQYATAVSSVDHLDGESEREARMRTICNLHLTRFVRMLLDRKDRASMAVGLEVRVPFCDHRLVEYVYNTPWSLKTFDGREKSLLRHATSHVLPESVAQRVKSPYPSTQDPGYAAALQQQVKEVLAEPGHSVFGLVDKNWAHRVSEVDPATMNPAARVGLDRLLDLYHWIEMYQPTLELS; from the coding sequence ATGTGCGGTATCGCCGGCTGGGTTTCCTACGACGCCGACCTCACCCGCCGCCAGGACGTGGTCGACGCCATGACGGAGACCATGTCCTGCCGCGGCCCGGACGACGTCGGCACGTGGGTGCGCAAGCACGTCGCACTCGGCCACCGGCGGCTGGCCATCATCGACCTGCCCGGCGGCCGGCAGCCGATGTCCGTGCACACGCCGAACGGCGACGTCGCGATGGTCTACAGCGGTGAGACCTACAACTTCACCGAGCTGAAGGAAGAGCTGACGAAGCTCGGGCACCAGTGGGAGACCGACAGCGACACCGAGGTCGTCCTGCACGGCTACCTGCAGTGGGGCGACGAGGTCGTCGACCACCTCAACGGCATGTACGCCTTCGCGATCTGGGACGAGCGCGACGACCGGCTCGTCATGATCCGCGACCGGATGGGCATCAAGCCGTTCTACTACTACCCGACCCGCGACGGCGTCCTGTTCGGCTCCGAGCCGAAGGCCATCCTGGCCAACCCGCTGGCGAGCAAGGTGGTCGACACCGACGGCCTGCGCGAGCTGATGGCGTTCACCAAGCGCCCCGGCTGGTCGCTGTGGAAGGGCATGGAGGAGGTCCAGCCGGGCACGATCGTCACCGTGTCCCGGGAGGGCGTCCGCACCCGCACGTACTGGAAGCTGGACGCGAAGCAGCACACCGACGACCAGGAGACCACGGTCGCCCGCGTGCGCGAGCTGATGACCGACATCGTCCACCGCCAGCTGGTCGCGGACGTCCCGCGCTGCGTGCTGCTTTCGGGCGGCCTCGACTCCAGCGCCGTCACCGGCCTCGCCGCGCCCCACCTCGCCGAGCAGGGCGAGCGGCTGCGGACGTTCTCCGTCGACTTCTTCGGCCAGGAGGAGAACTTCAAGCCGGACGAGATGCGCGACACCGCGGACTCGCCGTACATCCGCGACGTCGCCGAGCTGGTCGGGTCCGCGCACCAGAACGTCATGCTCAACCCGGCCGAGCTGAGCGACCCGGCGGTGCGGCGCGCCGTGCTGAAGGCCCGCGACATCCCGGCCGGCCTCGGCGACATGGACACGTCGCTCTACCTGCTGTTCAAGGCGATCCGCGCCGAGTCGACGGTGGCATTGTCGGGCGAGTCGGCCGACGAGGTGTTCGGCGGCTACCGCTGGTTCCACGACGAGAAGGCCGTCAACGCGGACACGTTCCCGTGGCTGGCGTTCCGGACGTCGATGATGGACGACCGGTCGTCGCTGTACACGACCGAGCTGCGGCAGAAGCTGGACCTGGAGTCCTACATCGCGGACCAGTACGCGACCGCGGTCTCTTCGGTCGACCACCTGGACGGCGAGTCCGAGCGCGAGGCGCGGATGCGGACGATCTGCAACCTCCACCTGACCCGGTTCGTGCGGATGCTGCTCGACCGCAAGGACCGCGCGTCGATGGCGGTGGGCCTGGAGGTCCGCGTGCCGTTCTGCGACCACCGGCTGGTCGAGTACGTGTACAACACGCCGTGGTCGCTGAAGACGTTCGACGGCCGGGAGAAGAGCCTGCTTCGGCACGCCACGTCTCATGTCCTGCCGGAGTCGGTGGCCCAGCGGGTGAAGAGCCCGTACCCGTCGACGCAGGACCCGGGCTACGCGGCGGCGTTGCAGCAGCAGGTCAAGGAGGTCCTGGCGGAGCCGGGTCACTCGGTGTTCGGCCTGGTGGACAAGAACTGGGCGCACCGGGTGTCCGAAGTGGACCCGGCGACCATGAACCCGGCGGCGCGGGTCGGGCTGGACCGGCTGCTCGACCTGTACCACTGGATCGAGATGTACCAGCCGACGCTCGAACTGTCTTGA
- the iolC gene encoding 5-dehydro-2-deoxygluconokinase: MSLEALTVGRVGVDLYPEQSGVPLAGVSTFAKSLGGTATNVAVAAARLGRRTAVLTKVGPDGFGDYVRQALDGFGVSPAFVGTSPDLQTPVVFCELNPPADPPLLFYRSPIAPDLTLTDDDVPWDVVESVPLLWVTGTGVSAEPARATQRKILETRGRREHTVLDLDYRPMFWSSVEQAREEIGGMLDHVTVAVGNRAEVEVAVGTADPDTAADRMLDRGLRLAVIKKGADGVLVATPEGRWTVPPQRVEVVCGLGAGDGFGGALIHGLLSGWDPVRLAGYANAAGALVASRLACADAMPTAGEIEELL; the protein is encoded by the coding sequence GTGAGTCTCGAAGCGCTCACCGTGGGCCGGGTCGGGGTGGACCTGTACCCGGAGCAGAGCGGCGTCCCTCTGGCCGGCGTCAGCACGTTCGCCAAGTCGCTCGGCGGGACCGCGACCAACGTCGCGGTCGCCGCCGCGCGGCTCGGCCGGCGCACGGCGGTGCTGACCAAGGTCGGCCCGGACGGCTTCGGCGACTACGTCCGGCAGGCCCTCGACGGCTTCGGCGTCTCGCCCGCTTTCGTGGGCACTTCGCCGGACCTCCAGACGCCGGTGGTGTTCTGCGAGCTGAACCCGCCCGCGGACCCGCCGCTGCTGTTCTACCGCTCACCCATCGCCCCGGACCTCACGCTCACCGACGACGACGTGCCGTGGGACGTCGTCGAGTCGGTGCCGCTGCTGTGGGTCACCGGCACCGGCGTCTCCGCCGAGCCGGCCCGCGCCACGCAGCGGAAGATCCTCGAAACCCGGGGTCGCCGCGAGCACACCGTCCTGGACCTCGACTACCGGCCGATGTTCTGGTCTTCGGTCGAGCAGGCCCGGGAAGAGATCGGCGGGATGCTCGACCACGTCACGGTCGCGGTCGGCAACCGCGCCGAGGTGGAGGTCGCGGTCGGCACGGCGGACCCGGACACCGCCGCGGACCGCATGCTCGACCGCGGCCTGCGGCTGGCGGTGATCAAGAAGGGCGCCGACGGCGTGCTCGTGGCGACGCCGGAAGGCCGGTGGACGGTCCCGCCACAACGCGTCGAGGTCGTCTGCGGGCTCGGCGCCGGCGACGGCTTCGGCGGAGCCCTGATCCACGGCCTGCTGTCGGGCTGGGACCCGGTGCGCCTCGCGGGATACGCGAACGCCGCGGGTGCGCTCGTCGCGTCCCGGTTGGCCTGCGCCGACGCCATGCCGACCGCCGGGGAGATCGAGGAGCTGCTGTGA
- a CDS encoding LacI family DNA-binding transcriptional regulator, whose amino-acid sequence MRPTMEDVAARAGVSRALVSLVMRNSPKVSDARRAAVLRAAEELGYQPHVMARSLASRTSTVLGVMVNDLRNAFFADVVEGLDAAAQAAGFDLVLNTGGRSPAREGNALRSLLSFRPAGVILLSPVVPASAIEAAARQCPVVLVSRTSRASGVDTVNDDGEAGSALAVDHLAGLGHRRIAHLDGGGAAGAAQRRRGFQAAMRRHGLDPIVVRSEHTDTAGEKSVRELLATYSRAELPTGLVAGNDFNAVGAISALEEAGLRVPEDVSVVGYDNTSLAALRHLSLTTVDQPRTEMGRLAFEALVERVRGERTEPVRHLLHPSLVVRATTAEVLGTGGAPR is encoded by the coding sequence ATGCGTCCGACCATGGAGGACGTCGCCGCGCGGGCGGGGGTTTCCCGCGCACTGGTCTCCCTGGTGATGAGGAATTCACCGAAGGTCTCCGACGCGCGCCGCGCGGCTGTGCTGCGTGCGGCCGAAGAACTCGGCTACCAGCCGCACGTGATGGCGCGCTCCCTGGCCAGCCGGACGTCCACCGTGCTCGGCGTGATGGTCAACGACCTGCGCAACGCCTTCTTCGCCGACGTCGTCGAGGGGCTGGACGCGGCCGCGCAGGCCGCGGGCTTCGACCTCGTGCTCAACACCGGCGGCCGCAGTCCCGCGCGCGAGGGGAACGCCTTGCGCAGCCTGCTTTCCTTCCGGCCGGCGGGGGTCATCCTGCTCTCGCCGGTCGTGCCCGCGTCGGCCATCGAAGCCGCGGCCCGGCAGTGTCCGGTGGTGCTCGTCTCGCGGACGTCGCGAGCGTCCGGTGTGGACACCGTGAACGACGACGGCGAAGCGGGGTCCGCGCTGGCCGTCGACCACCTCGCCGGCCTCGGGCACCGGCGCATCGCCCACCTCGACGGCGGCGGCGCGGCGGGGGCGGCCCAGCGCCGTCGCGGGTTCCAGGCGGCGATGCGGCGCCACGGCCTGGACCCGATCGTGGTGCGCAGCGAGCACACCGACACCGCGGGGGAGAAGTCCGTACGGGAGCTGCTGGCGACGTACTCGCGGGCCGAGCTGCCGACGGGCTTGGTGGCGGGCAACGACTTCAACGCGGTCGGGGCGATCTCGGCTCTCGAAGAGGCGGGGCTGCGCGTGCCCGAGGACGTCTCGGTCGTCGGCTACGACAACACGTCTTTGGCGGCCCTGCGGCACCTCTCACTGACCACAGTGGACCAACCGCGCACCGAGATGGGCCGGCTGGCCTTCGAAGCGCTGGTCGAACGCGTCCGCGGGGAGCGCACGGAGCCGGTCCGGCACCTGCTGCACCCGTCTTTGGTGGTCCGGGCGACCACCGCCGAGGTTCTAGGCACAGGAGGAGCACCACGATGA
- a CDS encoding ABC transporter permease, whose translation MTAAIQERPDERVAKKSLTDRLVVRPEIGALLGAVLVFVFFSVVTSQFLSPLGVATWLDDSSTLGIMAVVVALLMVGGEFDLSAGVMTASTSLVTAILATQAGWNVWLALLASLAFALGVGAFNGWLVMKTGLPSFIVTLGSFLALQGLNLGVTRWVTNTVQISGMRSTSGYESAGGLFASTFSIGGTEFQSSIIWWVVVTAIAAWLLVRTRFGNWIFAVGGSQVSARSVGVPVVRTKILLFMGTALGAWLVGSINILRFASVQANQGIGLEFQYIIAAVIGGCLLTGGFGSAVGAAIGALIFGMARQGIVFAQWNSDWFMLFLGIMLLAAVLVNNAFRRRAERVRR comes from the coding sequence ATGACCGCAGCCATCCAGGAACGCCCTGACGAGCGAGTCGCGAAGAAGAGCCTGACCGACCGCCTGGTGGTCCGGCCGGAGATCGGCGCGCTGCTCGGCGCCGTGCTCGTGTTCGTCTTCTTCTCCGTCGTCACCAGCCAGTTCCTCAGCCCGCTGGGCGTGGCGACCTGGCTCGACGACTCCTCCACCCTGGGCATCATGGCCGTCGTGGTCGCCCTGCTCATGGTCGGCGGCGAGTTCGACCTCTCGGCCGGCGTGATGACGGCGTCGACGTCGCTGGTCACGGCGATCCTGGCCACGCAGGCCGGGTGGAACGTCTGGCTCGCGCTGCTGGCCTCGCTCGCCTTCGCGCTCGGCGTCGGCGCGTTCAACGGCTGGCTGGTCATGAAGACCGGATTGCCCAGCTTCATCGTCACGCTGGGGTCGTTCCTCGCCCTGCAGGGGCTCAACCTCGGCGTGACGCGCTGGGTGACCAACACCGTCCAGATCTCCGGCATGCGCTCGACCAGCGGCTACGAGTCGGCCGGCGGGCTGTTCGCGTCCACGTTCAGCATCGGCGGCACCGAGTTCCAGTCGTCGATCATCTGGTGGGTCGTCGTCACGGCGATCGCCGCGTGGCTGCTGGTGCGGACCCGGTTCGGCAACTGGATCTTCGCGGTCGGCGGGTCGCAGGTGTCGGCCCGCTCGGTCGGCGTGCCGGTGGTGCGCACGAAGATCCTGCTGTTCATGGGCACCGCGCTCGGCGCGTGGCTGGTCGGCTCGATCAACATCCTGCGCTTCGCCAGCGTGCAGGCGAACCAGGGCATCGGGCTGGAGTTCCAGTACATCATCGCGGCGGTGATCGGCGGCTGCCTGCTCACCGGCGGGTTCGGCTCGGCGGTGGGCGCGGCGATCGGCGCGCTGATCTTCGGCATGGCGCGCCAGGGCATCGTGTTCGCGCAGTGGAACAGCGACTGGTTCATGCTGTTCCTCGGCATCATGCTGCTGGCCGCGGTCCTGGTGAACAACGCCTTCCGGCGGCGCGCGGAAAGGGTCCGGCGATGA
- a CDS encoding TIM barrel protein: MTATIRVAAAPISWGVCEVPGWGRVLDAATVLGEMAALGVQATELGPPDYLPRDPAELRELLGRHGLTLVGGFLAVVLHTDQENALKEAEESAALFAACGGDVLVLAAATGLDGYDERPKLTDAEWATLVETAGKIRHVAGAFGLRTVLHPHVGTHVEQQAEVERFLADSDLGLCLDTGHLMIGGTDPVELAQRYPERVGHVHLKDVREDLAAEVRAGRLGYTDAVGRGIYTPLGEGDVDVAAMVRSVQAAGYDGWYVLEQDTALGAESPDDLPRRDTERSLAHLAKIIDSL; the protein is encoded by the coding sequence GTGACAGCGACGATCCGCGTGGCCGCCGCCCCGATCTCCTGGGGCGTCTGCGAAGTCCCGGGCTGGGGCCGGGTGCTGGACGCGGCGACCGTGCTCGGCGAGATGGCGGCCCTCGGCGTCCAGGCGACCGAGCTGGGGCCGCCCGATTACCTCCCGCGCGATCCGGCCGAGCTGCGGGAGCTGCTCGGGAGGCACGGCCTGACGCTCGTCGGCGGCTTCCTCGCCGTCGTCCTCCACACCGACCAGGAAAACGCGCTCAAGGAAGCCGAAGAGTCCGCCGCACTGTTCGCCGCGTGCGGAGGCGACGTCCTCGTGCTCGCCGCCGCGACCGGCCTCGACGGCTACGACGAACGCCCGAAGCTCACCGACGCCGAATGGGCGACGCTCGTCGAAACCGCCGGGAAGATCCGCCATGTTGCAGGCGCCTTCGGCCTGCGCACCGTGCTGCACCCGCACGTCGGGACGCACGTGGAGCAGCAGGCCGAGGTCGAGCGCTTCCTCGCCGATTCCGATCTCGGCTTGTGCCTCGACACCGGGCACCTGATGATCGGCGGGACGGATCCGGTCGAGCTGGCGCAGCGGTATCCCGAACGGGTGGGGCACGTGCATCTGAAGGACGTCCGAGAAGACCTCGCGGCAGAGGTCCGCGCGGGGCGGCTCGGCTACACCGACGCGGTCGGGCGGGGCATCTACACCCCGCTCGGCGAGGGGGACGTGGACGTGGCGGCGATGGTGCGCTCCGTCCAGGCGGCCGGCTACGACGGCTGGTACGTCCTCGAACAGGACACCGCCCTCGGCGCGGAGAGCCCCGACGACCTACCCCGGCGGGACACCGAGCGCAGCCTGGCCCACCTCGCGAAGATCATCGACTCCCTGTAA
- a CDS encoding Gfo/Idh/MocA family protein translates to MRLGLAGTGRIGTAHAETLKGFDEVESVVVADVDPARAAAAAAKLGVESVSLDELFAAGLDGLVVTAATDAHPGLIIAAVDAGIPVFCEKPVAADIPGTLAVIDRIGASDVPVQIGFQRRFDAGYAAARAAVASGELGWLHTLRATTFDPAPPPAEYVAHSGGLFRDCGVHDFDIIRWVSGREVTEVYAIGANRGERFFVDAGDVDTAAATLTLDDATLATVSLTRYNGAGYDVRLEALGSVSGVVVGLDDRVPLRSVEPGVAPLPGPAYPGFMERFRPAYTTELRAFLDVVAGRAPSPCGAADALEAFYIAEACEVSRRERRPVQLAEVRR, encoded by the coding sequence ATGAGGTTGGGACTGGCGGGCACCGGCCGGATCGGCACCGCGCACGCGGAGACGCTGAAGGGGTTCGACGAGGTGGAGTCGGTCGTCGTGGCCGACGTCGACCCCGCGCGAGCCGCTGCCGCGGCCGCGAAGCTCGGCGTCGAATCGGTTTCCCTCGACGAGCTGTTCGCCGCCGGGCTGGACGGCCTGGTCGTCACGGCGGCCACCGACGCGCACCCGGGCCTGATCATCGCGGCGGTCGACGCGGGCATCCCGGTGTTCTGCGAAAAGCCGGTGGCGGCGGACATCCCCGGCACGCTGGCGGTGATCGACCGCATCGGCGCGTCGGACGTCCCGGTCCAGATCGGCTTCCAGCGCCGGTTCGACGCGGGCTACGCGGCGGCGCGGGCGGCGGTGGCGTCGGGCGAGCTGGGCTGGCTGCACACGCTGCGCGCGACGACGTTCGACCCGGCGCCCCCGCCGGCGGAGTACGTCGCCCATTCGGGTGGGCTGTTCCGCGACTGCGGCGTGCACGACTTCGACATCATCCGCTGGGTGAGCGGCCGCGAGGTGACCGAGGTGTACGCGATCGGCGCCAACCGCGGCGAGCGCTTCTTCGTGGATGCGGGCGACGTGGACACGGCGGCGGCGACGCTGACCCTGGACGACGCCACGCTGGCGACGGTCTCCCTGACCCGCTACAACGGCGCGGGCTACGACGTGCGGCTGGAGGCGCTGGGCTCGGTGTCCGGCGTGGTGGTCGGCCTGGACGACCGGGTGCCGCTGCGATCGGTGGAGCCGGGGGTGGCCCCGCTGCCGGGTCCGGCGTACCCGGGGTTCATGGAGCGGTTCCGTCCGGCGTACACGACCGAGCTGAGGGCGTTCCTGGACGTCGTCGCGGGGCGGGCGCCCTCGCCGTGCGGTGCGGCGGACGCGTTGGAGGCGTTCTACATCGCGGAGGCGTGCGAGGTCTCCCGCCGGGAACGGCGTCCGGTGCAGCTGGCGGAGGTCCGGCGCTGA
- the kdpF gene encoding K(+)-transporting ATPase subunit F: protein MSGAGTVANVVGGLLALGLLVYLFVALIKPEKF, encoded by the coding sequence GTGAGCGGCGCGGGAACCGTGGCCAACGTCGTCGGCGGACTGCTGGCGCTGGGCCTCCTCGTCTACCTCTTCGTCGCGCTGATCAAGCCGGAGAAATTCTGA
- a CDS encoding sugar ABC transporter substrate-binding protein has protein sequence MFSVKKLAGVAAIAAAGLVLSACSGPSADNSSSSSSAPSAAAPSTGGPLKVAVVTHGSAGDAFWNVVKNGAEQAGKDLNVGVDYYSDGDPGNQAKLIDNAVAQKVGGLVVSMANPQALQTSIQNAVKAGIPVVTINSGEDSSAQFGAIAHVGQSEGLAGQGAGQRLKAAGKTKLLCVLHEAGNIGQNQRCDGAKQTFGNVTTLQVDISNPTDAQARIRGALQSDPSIDAVLALNSQVAARAVDAAKEASSKAQVATFDLNADVVAAIKAGTILFAVDQQQYEQGYLPIVFLKLYKENGNTIGGGHPVQTGPGFVDKTNIDTIAPYAQRGTR, from the coding sequence GTGTTCTCTGTCAAGAAGCTGGCCGGCGTGGCGGCGATCGCCGCGGCCGGGCTGGTCCTGTCCGCCTGCAGTGGTCCCAGCGCCGACAACTCGAGCAGCAGCTCGAGCGCCCCGTCCGCCGCGGCCCCGAGCACGGGCGGTCCGCTGAAGGTCGCCGTGGTCACCCACGGCAGCGCCGGCGACGCCTTCTGGAACGTCGTGAAGAACGGCGCCGAGCAGGCGGGCAAGGACCTGAACGTCGGGGTCGACTACTACTCCGACGGCGACCCGGGCAACCAGGCCAAGCTGATCGACAACGCGGTCGCGCAGAAGGTCGGTGGCCTGGTCGTCTCCATGGCGAACCCGCAGGCCCTGCAGACGTCGATCCAGAACGCGGTCAAGGCCGGCATCCCGGTCGTCACCATCAACTCCGGCGAAGACTCCAGCGCGCAGTTCGGCGCGATCGCGCACGTCGGGCAGAGCGAGGGCCTCGCGGGCCAGGGCGCGGGCCAGCGGCTCAAGGCGGCCGGCAAGACGAAGCTGCTGTGCGTCCTCCACGAGGCCGGCAACATCGGCCAGAACCAGCGTTGCGACGGCGCGAAGCAGACCTTCGGCAACGTCACCACGCTGCAGGTCGACATCTCCAACCCGACCGACGCGCAGGCCCGGATCCGCGGCGCGCTGCAGTCCGACCCGTCGATCGACGCGGTGCTGGCGCTGAACTCGCAGGTCGCGGCGCGCGCGGTGGACGCGGCCAAGGAGGCGAGCTCCAAGGCGCAGGTCGCCACGTTCGACCTGAACGCCGACGTCGTCGCGGCCATCAAGGCCGGCACGATCCTGTTCGCCGTCGACCAGCAGCAGTACGAGCAGGGCTACCTGCCGATCGTGTTTCTCAAGCTGTACAAGGAGAACGGCAACACCATCGGCGGCGGCCACCCGGTGCAGACCGGCCCCGGCTTCGTCGACAAGACCAACATCGACACCATCGCCCCGTACGCGCAACGCGGCACGCGCTGA
- a CDS encoding ATP-binding cassette domain-containing protein, giving the protein MSLIEVKDIGKTYGSVIALRDVSTVVNAGEVTCVLGDNGAGKSTLIKILAGVHQHDRGEFFVDGEPVRFASPREALDRGIATVYQDLAVVPLMSVWRNFFLGSEPTTGFGPFKMLDRKKGRETTKQALSDMGIDLRDVEQPVGTLSGGERQCVAIARAVYFGAKVLILDEPTAALGVKQAGVVLKYVAQARDRGLGVVLITHNPHHAYPVADRFLLLKRGAPLGSYEKEDIDINELTRQMAGGAELEALEHELRQVEKA; this is encoded by the coding sequence ATGAGTCTCATCGAGGTCAAGGACATCGGGAAGACGTATGGCAGCGTCATCGCCCTGCGCGATGTGTCCACTGTGGTCAACGCGGGCGAGGTGACCTGCGTGCTCGGCGACAACGGCGCCGGGAAGTCCACGCTCATCAAGATCCTCGCCGGGGTGCACCAGCACGACCGCGGCGAATTCTTCGTGGACGGCGAGCCGGTCCGGTTCGCCTCGCCGCGCGAGGCCCTCGACCGCGGCATCGCGACCGTGTACCAGGACCTCGCCGTGGTGCCGCTGATGAGCGTCTGGCGGAACTTCTTCCTCGGCTCCGAGCCGACGACCGGGTTCGGCCCGTTCAAGATGCTCGACCGGAAGAAGGGCCGCGAGACGACCAAGCAGGCGCTGTCCGACATGGGCATCGACCTGCGGGACGTCGAGCAGCCGGTCGGGACGCTCTCGGGCGGTGAACGCCAGTGCGTCGCGATCGCGCGGGCGGTCTACTTCGGCGCCAAGGTGCTGATCCTCGACGAGCCGACCGCCGCGCTGGGCGTCAAGCAGGCCGGGGTGGTGCTGAAGTACGTCGCGCAGGCCCGTGACCGCGGGCTCGGCGTCGTGCTGATCACGCACAACCCGCACCACGCCTACCCGGTCGCCGACCGGTTTCTGCTGCTCAAGCGGGGTGCGCCGCTCGGGTCCTACGAGAAGGAGGACATCGACATCAACGAGCTGACCCGGCAGATGGCGGGCGGTGCGGAACTGGAAGCGCTGGAGCACGAGCTGCGGCAGGTGGAGAAGGCGTGA
- the kdpA gene encoding potassium-transporting ATPase subunit KdpA, whose product MSDTTAGLIQLGLLLAALAVVYKPLGDYLARVFSTEKHWKLEKGLYKLFRVNPDSEQRWPTYAAGVLGFSFVSVVLLYLLQRLQPLLPWSLGRGSVSPGVAFNTAVSFVTNTNWQSYVPETTMGHFVQMAGLTVQNFLSAGVGLAVAIAVTRGFVRAKTDRLGNFWVDLTRGTVRVLLPMAFVFAIVLIALGVVQSLKAGVAVTNPDGSQSTIALAPAASQEAIKELGTNGGGILNANSAHPFENPTAWTNLIELFLILVIPVSLTRTFGKLVGKPKQGYVLLAVMSLLWAASLAIIWFSEANANNPAALAAGASMEGKEQRFGIGLTSIFADTTTGTSTGAINGAHDSLSGLGGGGPLLNMLYGEISPGGVGTGLYGILVMAIIAMFLAGLMVGRTPEYLGKKLGKREVTAAAIAMLAMPTVVLLGSGIALLLPDTAGALGNGGAHGLSEILYGYASTGNNNGSAFGGLTATSDWFQSSFGVAMAIGRFVPILAVLCLAGSLAAQRKVPETAGTLPTTGPLFATMLTGTVVLVAALTFIPALALGPIAEALA is encoded by the coding sequence ATGTCCGACACGACGGCCGGGCTCATCCAGCTCGGCCTCCTCCTCGCCGCCCTCGCCGTGGTCTACAAACCGCTCGGCGACTACCTGGCGCGCGTCTTCTCCACCGAGAAGCACTGGAAGCTCGAAAAGGGCCTCTACAAGCTCTTCCGCGTCAACCCGGACTCCGAGCAGCGGTGGCCGACCTACGCCGCGGGCGTGCTCGGCTTCTCGTTCGTCTCGGTCGTCCTGCTCTACCTGCTGCAACGACTCCAGCCGCTGCTGCCGTGGAGCCTGGGCCGCGGCTCGGTGAGCCCCGGCGTCGCCTTCAACACGGCGGTTTCGTTCGTCACCAACACGAACTGGCAGTCCTACGTCCCCGAGACGACCATGGGCCACTTCGTGCAGATGGCCGGGCTGACCGTGCAGAACTTCCTGTCCGCCGGTGTCGGCCTCGCCGTGGCGATCGCGGTGACGCGCGGGTTCGTCCGGGCGAAGACCGACCGGCTCGGCAACTTCTGGGTGGACCTCACGCGCGGCACGGTCCGCGTCCTGCTGCCGATGGCGTTCGTCTTCGCGATCGTGCTGATCGCGCTCGGCGTGGTGCAGAGCCTCAAGGCCGGTGTCGCCGTGACGAACCCGGACGGCAGCCAGAGCACGATCGCCCTCGCCCCGGCCGCGAGCCAGGAGGCCATCAAGGAACTCGGCACCAACGGCGGCGGCATCCTCAACGCCAACTCCGCGCACCCCTTCGAGAACCCCACCGCCTGGACGAACCTGATCGAGCTGTTCCTGATCCTGGTGATCCCGGTCAGCCTGACCCGCACGTTCGGCAAGCTGGTCGGCAAGCCGAAGCAGGGGTACGTCCTGCTCGCCGTGATGAGCCTGCTGTGGGCCGCGTCGCTGGCGATCATCTGGTTCTCCGAAGCGAACGCGAACAACCCGGCGGCGCTGGCCGCGGGCGCGAGCATGGAAGGCAAGGAACAGCGGTTCGGCATCGGGTTGACGTCGATCTTCGCCGACACGACCACCGGCACGTCGACCGGCGCGATCAACGGCGCTCACGACAGCCTCTCGGGCCTCGGCGGCGGGGGACCGTTGCTGAACATGCTCTACGGCGAGATCTCGCCCGGCGGTGTCGGCACCGGCCTCTACGGCATCCTGGTCATGGCGATCATCGCGATGTTCCTGGCCGGCCTGATGGTCGGGCGTACGCCGGAGTACCTGGGCAAGAAGCTCGGCAAGCGCGAGGTCACCGCCGCGGCGATCGCGATGCTCGCGATGCCGACCGTGGTGCTCCTCGGCTCCGGGATTGCGCTGCTGCTGCCGGACACGGCGGGCGCGCTCGGCAACGGCGGCGCGCACGGCCTGTCCGAAATCCTCTACGGCTACGCGTCCACCGGCAACAACAACGGCAGCGCGTTCGGCGGCCTGACCGCGACGAGCGACTGGTTCCAGTCGTCGTTCGGCGTCGCCATGGCGATCGGCCGGTTCGTGCCGATCCTCGCCGTGCTCTGCCTGGCCGGTTCCCTGGCCGCGCAACGCAAGGTGCCCGAAACCGCGGGCACCCTGCCCACCACCGGGCCGCTGTTCGCCACCATGCTCACCGGCACGGTGGTGCTCGTCGCGGCCCTCACCTTCATCCCGGCGCTCGCGCTCGGGCCCATCGCGGAGGCACTCGCATGA